In one window of Nothobranchius furzeri strain GRZ-AD chromosome 11, NfurGRZ-RIMD1, whole genome shotgun sequence DNA:
- the LOC107373951 gene encoding complement factor H-related protein 1, which yields MLAKCLVFALLLWIPAELHAQSPLQSCSAPTLGNGFFLPVEDSFAPETHITYACDNGYKPAAKGWWATSTCRNAEWSPGPQCIEKAACLPPKIPNSKSFEKPKRWYENGEKIEINCNSGYVHAVMEDNVAVCTSGVWSVPVCQRSPDSCGEPPYVPNTVIINEKEQETFAVQSTVEYQCKDGYSTEAGTTARSTCIEGEWTQPQTCRLHDNSGSRGGNTKHVSVTIDNCGTPPEVPNSVRENGLKTVTYTCVSFYKLVGRATVECYSDGSWSKAPTCKEDFCKINTAEHPDLKNVGNTFVENGETLELECTNVWRFKNYIQVQCIEGELRRTRCCNRAQIMSGNCKIIENAAASMDTSENR from the exons ATGTTGGCGAAGTGTCTCGTATTTGCTCTTCTGCTCTGGATTCCTGCAGAGCTGCATG CACAGAGCCCCTTGCAGTCTTGCAGCGCTCCCACACTGGGGAACGGGTTTTTCCTCCCTGTGGAAGACTCATTTGCTCCTGAAACACACATCACTTACGCCTGTGATAATGGATATAAACCTGCAGCGAAGGGCTGGTGGGCCACAAGTACATGTAGAAATGCTGAATGGTCTCCTGGTCCACAGTGTATAG agAAAGCCGCCTGCCTTCCACCAAAAATTCCCAATTCCAAGTCCTTTGAAAAGCCAAAGCGCTGGTATGAGAATGGTGAAAAGATAGAGATAAACTGTAATAGTGGATACGTACACGCAGTCATGGAAGACAATGTAGCTGTGTGTACAAGTGGAGTGTGGTCTGTTCCAGTCTGTCAGA GAAGTCCTGATTCATGCGGTGAACCACCCTACGTCCCCAACACGGTCATCATTAATGAGAAAGAGCAGGAGACGTTTGCTGTCCAATCAACAGTGGAGTATCAGTGTAAGGACGGATATTCTACAGAAGCAGGAACGACAGCCAGATCCACCTGTATTGAAGGAGAGTGGACCCAACCCCAAACGTGCA GACTTCATGACAACTCCGGCTCACGGGGAGGGAACACTAAACATGTTTCAGTAACAA TTGACAATTGTGGAACCCCTCCTGAAGTTCCAAACAGTGTTAGAGAAAATGGACTGAAGACTGTGACGTACACGTGTGTGAGCTTTTATAAGTTAGTGGGTCGAGCGACTGTGGAGTGTTACAGTGATGGCTCTTGGTCTAAAGCCCCCACCTGCAAAG AGGACTTCTGTAAAATAAACACTGCGGAGCATCCTGACTTAAAAAATGTTGGGAATACATTTGTAGAAAATGGAGAGACACTGGAGCTGGAGTGTACAAATGTGTGGCGATTTAAAAATTATATACAGGTCCAGTGTATTGAAGGAGAACTGCGCAGGACCAGAT GTTGTAACAGAGCCCAAATCATGTCG GGTAATTGCAAGATTATAGAAAATGCTGCTGCCTCCATGGACACCAGTGAAAACCGATGA